Proteins encoded in a region of the Polyodon spathula isolate WHYD16114869_AA chromosome 9, ASM1765450v1, whole genome shotgun sequence genome:
- the LOC121320816 gene encoding transcription factor Sox-1a-like, which produces MYSMMMETDLHSPGPQTNANSAQTGINNGSKVNQERVKRPMNAFMVWSRGQRRKMAQENPKMHNSEISKRLGAEWKVMSEAEKRPFIDEAKRLRAMHMKEHPDYKYRPRRKTKTLLKKDKYSLAGGLLGAGPGGPGSVGVGLGMGHAGIGQRLESPGGHGGTATSGYAHMNGWANGAYSGPVAAAAAAAAMMQEAQLAYSQHPGTGTHHHHAHHHHPHNPQPMHRYDMTALQYSPIANSQSYMSASPSGYGGISYTQHQNSSVASSGTIGTLGSLVKSEPSYLKKKTPVSW; this is translated from the exons ATGTATAGCATGATGATGGAAACCGACTTGCACTCCCCCGGACCCCAGACTAATGCCAATTCGGCGCAAACGGGTATCAATAACGGGAGCAAAGTCAACCAAGAACGGGTAAAGAGGCCGATGAATGCGTTTATGGTGTGGTCCCGGGGTCAAAGGAGGAAGATGGCTCAGGAGAACCCCAAGATGCATAATTCCGAAATCAGCAAGAGACTGGGTGCGGAGTGGAAAGTGATGTCTGAAGCTGAGAAGAGACCTTTCATTGATGAGGCTAAGAGATTACGAGCCATGCATATGAAAGAGCATCCGGATTACAAGTATAGACCTAGAAGGAAGACcaaaacactgctgaaaaaagacaaatattcCTTGGCCGGTGGTCTGCTTGGTGCTGGGCCAGGAGGTCCCGGTTCCGTTGGAGTCGGACTCGGGATGGGTCATGCTGGAATCGGACAGAGGCTGGAAAGTCCCGGGGGTCACGGTGGCACTGCAACCAGCGGCTATGCGCACATGAACGGCTGGGCAAACGGTGCCTATTCGGGCCCAGTGGcagcggctgctgctgctgctgccatgaTGCAGGAGGCTCAGTTAGCTTACAGCCAGCACCCGGGCACTGGAACACACCACCACCACGCTCACCACCACCATCCCCACAACCCGCAGCCGATGCACCGCTATGACATGACAGCCCTCCAGTACAGCCCCATTGCAAACTCTCAGAGTTACATGAGCGCCTCTCCGTCGGGGTATGGGGGCATCTCCTACACACAGCATCAGAACTCGAGTGTCGCATCGTCTGGGACCATCGGAACCCTCGGATCGTTGGTGAAGTCAGAGCCAAGT tatctAAAGAAAAAGACGCCCGTGTCATGGTAG